From the genome of Staphylococcus haemolyticus, one region includes:
- a CDS encoding ABC transporter ATP-binding protein has translation MAQTIAKLTDAVKQYDKHKVLDHISLNIQEGELIGLIGPSGSGKTTTIKCLLGMEKLNSGTTEIFEQRMPNRQVLSHIGYMGQSDALYESLSAKENLIFFGHLAGIKGKQLISSINHNMGLVNLEEKLNKTVNTFSGGMKRRLSLAITLLSDPSLIILDEPTVGIDPKLRQQIWNQLKYLTKQGKAVIVTTHVMDEAERCDKIGLIVEGRLFAIGTPNELKQKFNVETIEEVFIKGEEVKNQ, from the coding sequence ATGGCACAAACGATTGCAAAATTAACTGATGCAGTAAAGCAGTACGATAAACATAAAGTATTAGATCATATTAGCTTAAATATTCAAGAAGGAGAGTTAATCGGTCTCATAGGCCCTAGTGGATCTGGTAAAACCACGACAATCAAATGTTTACTTGGTATGGAAAAATTAAATTCAGGAACGACAGAAATATTTGAACAACGTATGCCTAACCGTCAAGTGTTAAGCCATATTGGTTATATGGGGCAGAGTGATGCACTCTACGAATCATTATCCGCTAAAGAGAATCTTATCTTTTTTGGTCATCTAGCGGGAATAAAAGGCAAACAGTTAATAAGTAGTATTAATCATAATATGGGGCTAGTTAATTTGGAAGAGAAATTGAATAAGACTGTTAATACATTTTCAGGTGGTATGAAACGTCGTTTATCATTAGCAATCACACTTTTATCTGACCCAAGTCTCATCATACTAGATGAACCTACAGTAGGTATTGACCCTAAATTAAGACAACAAATATGGAATCAATTAAAGTATCTAACTAAACAAGGTAAAGCGGTTATCGTTACGACACATGTCATGGATGAAGCTGAACGTTGTGATAAAATCGGCCTCATTGTAGAGGGTCGACTCTTCGCAATAGGTACACCAAATGAATTAAAACAAAAATTCAATGTTGAAACAATAGAAGAAGTCTTTATTAAAGGTGAGGAGGTTAAAAATCAATGA
- the isaB gene encoding immunodominant staphylococcal antigen IsaB family protein: MKKFSKIVLASGIVLGFSVTPELFNATEAQAQESIEPYYNYDGYTAYQSGFILDKNFKESLKYDNFTINGYQISKNPTGDNRINLYDQTLYSVSENKANGVFFSLDGNSINENTLIQNYGQPNYYSPTSAWGEVYMYKIGNKNVRFYIDNGYVNKCQIMSE; this comes from the coding sequence ATGAAGAAATTTTCTAAAATTGTTCTAGCTAGTGGTATTGTTTTGGGTTTCTCTGTAACGCCCGAACTATTTAATGCAACGGAAGCACAGGCGCAAGAGTCTATCGAACCTTATTATAATTATGATGGTTATACTGCGTATCAAAGTGGATTTATATTAGACAAAAATTTCAAAGAGTCATTGAAATACGATAATTTTACTATCAACGGATATCAAATATCAAAGAATCCAACTGGTGACAATCGAATAAATTTATACGATCAAACACTTTATAGTGTATCTGAGAATAAAGCTAATGGTGTTTTCTTTTCTCTCGATGGAAACTCTATTAATGAAAATACTTTAATTCAAAATTATGGTCAACCAAATTATTACTCTCCTACTTCAGCATGGGGTGAGGTATATATGTACAAAATTGGTAATAAAAATGTCCGATTTTATATTGACAATGGCTATGTGAATAAATGTCAAATTATGAGTGAATAA
- a CDS encoding ABC transporter permease: MKLLAMIQRVIIELLKDKRTLALMFLAPLLVLTLMYFIFNSDEDTTLTIGIDNSVSTQITDSIESNNVKFKDFTSSQHIKSKIEHHHLDAFIYQNNQTIHVTYTNEDPSKSASIKQLLHQSIQKNKMNDIKKVMVSLPQSAKNKDTKDIQLDNTYLYGDEDSNYFDKMFPILMSFFVFLFVFLISGIALLRERTTGTIERVLATPIKRSEIVFGYLIGYGIFAIIQTLIIVLFSIYLLNINLAGSLAYVILINILLAIAALVMGIFISTFANSEFQMIQFIPIVAIPQVFFSGIFPLENMSPWLSNIGYLFPLRYAGHALTNIMIKGQGWSNIWFDVLILFVFIIVFTTMNIIGLKRYRKV, from the coding sequence ATGAAACTTTTAGCAATGATTCAACGTGTCATCATTGAATTATTAAAAGATAAACGTACACTAGCACTTATGTTTTTAGCACCTTTATTAGTCCTTACATTAATGTATTTTATTTTTAATTCAGATGAAGATACAACATTAACTATTGGTATTGACAACTCTGTATCAACTCAAATTACAGATTCTATTGAAAGTAACAATGTTAAATTTAAGGATTTTACATCAAGCCAACATATTAAATCTAAAATTGAACATCATCATTTAGATGCTTTTATTTATCAAAATAATCAAACCATACATGTTACGTACACTAATGAAGATCCAAGTAAATCGGCTTCGATTAAACAACTCCTTCATCAATCCATTCAAAAAAATAAAATGAATGATATAAAAAAAGTAATGGTGTCTTTACCACAGTCTGCTAAAAATAAAGACACTAAAGATATCCAATTAGATAATACCTATTTATATGGTGATGAAGATAGTAATTATTTCGATAAAATGTTCCCTATTCTCATGAGTTTCTTTGTCTTTTTATTTGTTTTTCTTATCTCAGGCATAGCACTTTTAAGAGAGCGCACAACTGGAACAATAGAACGTGTACTAGCGACACCAATTAAAAGAAGTGAAATTGTTTTTGGTTACTTAATTGGATATGGTATTTTTGCTATAATTCAGACTTTAATTATTGTACTTTTCTCAATATATTTATTAAATATCAATTTAGCAGGCAGTCTGGCTTACGTTATACTTATTAATATTTTATTAGCTATTGCAGCATTAGTAATGGGAATTTTCATTTCGACCTTTGCAAATTCAGAATTTCAAATGATTCAATTCATACCTATTGTTGCTATTCCACAGGTATTCTTTTCTGGAATCTTCCCATTAGAAAATATGTCACCATGGTTAAGTAATATTGGCTACTTATTCCCACTACGATATGCTGGTCATGCCTTAACAAATATTATGATTAAGGGTCAAGGATGGTCTAATATATGGTTTGATGTATTGATACTTTTTGTTTTCATTATAGTATTTACTACTATGAATATTATTGGCTTAAAACGATATAGAAAAGTCTAA
- a CDS encoding NADH-dependent flavin oxidoreductase — MKKAFEPLFETLKLPNGLELRNRFVLAPLTHESSNDDGTINDDVITYMAQRSSDVSLALTAASNVTDLGKAFPGQPSVAHDSDLEGLTKLATAMKQNGAKAIIQIHHGGVQSLLRLTPNGDVAGPSPITMKSYDETQPHDAREMTKTEILDTITAFGEATRRAIQAGFDGVEIHGANHYLIQQFVSPYYNRRNDEWGTDRFKFPLAVIDEVIRTVKSHDLENFIVGYRFSPEEPEDGGITMEITESLIKQLREQPLDYLHVSLMDVHSQTREGKYTGEERIKLLHGWINGRMPLIGIGSIFTAEEALEAIESPYIEMIALGRELLIDHNFVNKIVNGKDETIISEFDEDRQDKHDLPPKLWKRLNDDFYPVPRKKQ; from the coding sequence ATGAAGAAAGCATTTGAACCACTTTTTGAAACATTGAAGTTACCCAACGGTTTAGAATTGCGCAATCGTTTTGTATTAGCACCTTTAACACATGAATCTTCTAATGATGACGGTACCATTAATGATGATGTAATCACTTATATGGCTCAACGTTCATCAGATGTGAGTCTTGCACTTACTGCTGCCAGTAATGTTACAGACTTAGGAAAAGCATTCCCTGGTCAACCATCCGTCGCACATGATTCTGATTTAGAAGGATTAACTAAATTAGCAACAGCGATGAAACAGAATGGTGCTAAAGCAATTATCCAAATTCACCATGGTGGTGTGCAATCACTACTTCGTTTAACACCAAATGGCGATGTTGCTGGCCCTAGTCCAATCACAATGAAGAGTTATGATGAAACACAGCCACACGATGCACGAGAAATGACTAAAACTGAAATTCTAGACACAATTACAGCTTTCGGCGAAGCGACACGTAGAGCAATTCAAGCAGGATTTGACGGCGTTGAGATTCATGGTGCAAATCATTATCTCATTCAACAATTTGTATCACCTTATTACAATCGCAGAAATGATGAGTGGGGTACAGATAGATTTAAATTCCCATTAGCTGTCATTGATGAAGTTATTAGAACAGTTAAATCTCATGATTTAGAAAATTTTATTGTAGGCTATCGTTTTTCACCTGAAGAGCCTGAAGATGGTGGTATAACAATGGAAATTACAGAATCTTTGATTAAACAATTAAGAGAGCAGCCTTTGGATTATCTTCACGTATCACTTATGGATGTTCATTCTCAAACACGCGAAGGTAAATACACTGGCGAAGAAAGAATCAAGTTACTTCATGGTTGGATAAATGGTCGTATGCCTCTCATTGGTATTGGATCCATCTTTACTGCTGAAGAAGCTTTAGAAGCAATTGAATCTCCTTACATTGAAATGATTGCCTTAGGAAGAGAACTTCTTATCGACCACAATTTTGTGAACAAAATTGTAAATGGTAAAGATGAAACAATCATTTCCGAATTCGATGAAGATCGCCAAGATAAACACGATTTACCACCGAAACTTTGGAAACGTTTAAATGATGATTTCTATCCAGTACCAAGAAAAAAACAGTGA
- a CDS encoding TetR/AcrR family transcriptional regulator, whose protein sequence is MNENIIDKRVYKTLTKIENDMIRLLEDKPYKDINVKDICRESGISRGTFYQHYTNKDDFLYQYQKEMMKKLKKWLRKNEHIERIQFFEYVLNFWLYEGELLLLLLKDESAYIIHQAIKKNFQQNIEVHLVPIINTNSLTNKEKYLLIIFMSNAIFGVLQDWVQRGRQESPKELTYAINNIFKTVFV, encoded by the coding sequence ATGAATGAAAATATTATAGATAAGCGTGTATATAAAACATTAACTAAAATTGAAAACGATATGATTCGACTATTAGAGGACAAACCTTATAAAGATATAAATGTCAAAGATATTTGTCGAGAAAGTGGTATTAGTAGAGGGACTTTTTATCAGCATTATACAAATAAAGATGATTTTTTATATCAATATCAAAAAGAAATGATGAAAAAATTGAAAAAATGGTTGAGAAAAAATGAACATATAGAACGAATACAATTTTTTGAATATGTATTAAATTTTTGGCTTTATGAAGGGGAATTATTGTTACTACTATTAAAAGATGAGAGTGCATACATTATTCATCAAGCAATAAAGAAAAATTTTCAACAAAATATTGAAGTTCATTTAGTACCTATAATAAATACTAATTCACTAACAAATAAAGAAAAGTACTTACTAATAATATTTATGAGTAATGCTATTTTTGGTGTATTACAAGATTGGGTTCAAAGAGGCAGACAAGAATCACCGAAAGAACTCACATATGCAATAAATAATATTTTTAAGACTGTGTTTGTTTAA
- a CDS encoding MarR family winged helix-turn-helix transcriptional regulator codes for MDSNNDFMTYWLKMDDIQSIVKKELEGVLQYEYHLSLKEFYVLYYLSIAPDKKLRLQELQKLILLSQSALSRIVTNMESSKCGALEKCICDDDRRGTYTRITDIGEQKLTGSLNIFREILAKHFGSVDVEVLMKNFVQSI; via the coding sequence ATGGATTCAAATAATGATTTTATGACTTATTGGCTTAAAATGGATGATATTCAAAGTATTGTCAAAAAAGAATTAGAAGGTGTTTTACAATACGAATATCATTTATCATTAAAAGAGTTTTATGTACTTTACTATCTTTCTATTGCGCCTGACAAAAAATTAAGATTACAAGAACTACAAAAATTAATTTTATTAAGTCAGAGTGCTCTTTCTAGAATTGTAACAAATATGGAATCAAGTAAATGCGGTGCGTTAGAAAAATGTATCTGCGATGATGACCGTAGAGGGACATATACGCGAATTACCGATATCGGTGAACAAAAATTAACAGGCAGTTTGAATATTTTCCGAGAAATCTTAGCAAAACATTTTGGTTCTGTAGATGTAGAGGTCTTGATGAAAAATTTTGTTCAATCAATTTAA
- a CDS encoding type I toxin-antitoxin system Fst family toxin yields MVEALVHITTTVISGCIVALFTYWLRTRNNKKK; encoded by the coding sequence ATGGTCGAAGCTCTTGTTCACATCACGACCACAGTCATCAGTGGTTGTATTGTTGCGTTATTTACGTATTGGCTACGTACACGTAACAATAAGAAAAAATAG